The following are encoded in a window of Prochlorococcus marinus str. MIT 1013 genomic DNA:
- the thrC gene encoding threonine synthase produces the protein MSFSEKLKKIFTSSPKKNNWDGLIEAYKPWLPITKKTPIITLKEGATPLIEVKSISDRIGKGVKVYVKYDGLNPTGSFKDRGMTMAISKAKESGCEAVICASTGNTSASAAAYARKGGMRAFVVIPDGYVAQGKLAQALVYGAEILAIKGNFDKALDIVRDLSNKYPITLVNSVNPYRLQGQKTAAFEIIENLGNAPDWLCIPMGNAGNISAYWMGFKEFFEANKSKHLPRMMGFQASGSAPLVEGKTITNPETIATAIRIGNPVNKEKALLVREESNGKFSSLTDSEIIDAYKILGKEEGIFCEPASAASVAGLLKLKNEVPKNSTIVCVLTGNGLKDPDCAIKNNDSIFHAGVEAEVNSISKRMGF, from the coding sequence GTGTCATTTTCGGAAAAATTAAAAAAGATTTTTACCTCTAGTCCCAAAAAAAATAATTGGGATGGTCTTATAGAAGCCTACAAACCTTGGTTACCAATAACAAAAAAAACGCCAATTATTACTCTAAAAGAAGGCGCAACTCCTCTCATAGAAGTAAAATCAATATCTGATCGAATAGGAAAAGGAGTAAAAGTATATGTCAAATATGATGGACTAAATCCAACAGGCTCGTTTAAAGATCGCGGAATGACAATGGCAATAAGTAAAGCCAAAGAATCTGGTTGTGAAGCTGTAATTTGCGCAAGTACAGGAAACACCTCAGCATCTGCAGCTGCCTATGCAAGAAAAGGAGGTATGAGAGCCTTTGTGGTTATTCCAGACGGTTATGTTGCTCAAGGAAAACTAGCTCAAGCATTAGTTTACGGAGCAGAAATATTGGCAATCAAGGGAAATTTTGATAAAGCACTAGATATTGTTAGAGATTTATCAAATAAATACCCAATAACATTGGTTAATTCTGTAAATCCTTATAGATTACAAGGACAAAAAACGGCAGCTTTTGAAATAATAGAAAATCTTGGAAATGCACCTGATTGGTTGTGTATTCCAATGGGAAATGCAGGAAATATAAGTGCTTATTGGATGGGATTTAAAGAATTTTTTGAAGCTAACAAATCTAAACACTTACCAAGGATGATGGGCTTTCAAGCAAGTGGTTCTGCACCTTTAGTTGAAGGGAAAACCATTACTAATCCAGAAACAATTGCTACGGCTATAAGAATTGGTAATCCTGTCAATAAAGAAAAAGCTCTTCTAGTTAGAGAAGAAAGTAATGGTAAATTTTCATCTTTAACAGATTCTGAAATAATAGACGCATATAAAATTCTCGGTAAAGAAGAAGGTATCTTTTGCGAACCTGCCAGTGCAGCATCAGTTGCTGGTTTATTAAAACTAAAAAATGAAGTACCGAAAAATTCTACAATCGTTTGTGTATTGACTGGTAACGGACTAAAAGATCCTGACTGTGCAATAAAAAATAATGACTCTATTTTTCACGCTGGTGTAGAAGCAGAAGTAAATTCAATATCAAAAAGAATGGGCTTTTAA
- the purL gene encoding phosphoribosylformylglycinamidine synthase subunit PurL, with product MENFTENKDFNKLINSSDFFVEYDVLSSLVQEGLKKTDYLEICRRLNRPPNRNELGMFGVMWSEHCCYRNSRPLLKNFPTSGSRILVGPGENAGVVDIGLGQKLVFKIESHNHPSAVEPFQGAATGVGGILRDIFTMGARPIALLNALRFGPLDDEKNISLLEGVVAGISHYGNCVGVPTVGGEVGFDSSYSGNPLVNAMALGLMETEEIVCSGASGIDFPVLYVGNTTGRDGMGGASFASSELSKTSIDDRPAVQVGDPFLEKGLIEACLEAFNTGYVIAAQDMGAAGLTCSCSEMASKGEVGIELNLDLVPAREKGMTAYEYLLSESQERMLFVVKPGSEKELSDLFTKWGLYVSVVGKVLKEKVVRVIHKGKIVANLPASSLADDTPIEEHILIHSLPEYLQEHWKWTEDLLPKSLNNGIINLKNNLFVTWNNILLNLLSTPSIASKNWIYTQYDYQVQSNTVVSPGEADAAVIRIRPQNDFKGQSNQDRGIASVVDCNDRWVYLDPQRGSMAAVAEAARNLSCVGAEPIAITNNLNFSSPEKAIGFWQLSMSCKGISNACKVLNTPVTGGNVSLYNDTKLSNNTVIPIHPTPVIGMVGIIENINNICTKSWQNSDDQIWMIGLPLEIKDDRISLSASSYLEYIHGLKTGRPPEIDLDLEKQVQSFLRQIIQKRIINSAHDLGDGGLAIAIAECCISSGFGANIMLSASDLRLDHLLFSEGGARVIISCSENQSLELKKDYKRLSLEESISFSLCHLGTVNNQNNLSVYQSNNLIIDANILDLKDVYKNAIYKKISK from the coding sequence ATGGAAAATTTTACTGAGAATAAAGACTTTAATAAATTAATTAACTCATCAGATTTTTTTGTTGAATATGATGTTTTGTCTTCTCTTGTCCAAGAAGGTTTAAAAAAAACTGATTACTTAGAAATTTGTAGAAGACTTAATAGACCACCAAATAGGAACGAATTAGGAATGTTTGGTGTGATGTGGTCTGAGCATTGTTGTTATCGAAACTCTCGCCCTTTGCTTAAAAATTTTCCAACTTCAGGTTCACGCATTCTTGTTGGTCCTGGAGAAAATGCAGGAGTAGTCGACATTGGTTTAGGTCAAAAATTAGTTTTTAAAATTGAGAGTCATAATCACCCATCAGCTGTTGAGCCCTTTCAAGGAGCTGCAACTGGTGTTGGTGGAATATTGAGAGATATTTTTACTATGGGAGCTAGGCCAATAGCCTTATTAAATGCTTTAAGATTTGGACCCTTAGATGATGAAAAAAACATCAGTTTATTGGAAGGTGTAGTCGCAGGGATTTCTCATTATGGTAACTGTGTAGGGGTTCCTACTGTTGGAGGAGAAGTTGGTTTTGATAGTAGTTATTCTGGTAACCCTTTAGTTAATGCAATGGCTTTAGGGTTAATGGAAACAGAGGAAATAGTTTGTTCAGGAGCTAGTGGGATAGATTTTCCAGTTCTATATGTAGGAAATACTACTGGCAGAGATGGAATGGGAGGAGCAAGTTTTGCTAGCTCTGAACTTTCAAAAACTTCAATAGATGATCGACCTGCTGTACAGGTTGGTGATCCTTTTCTTGAAAAAGGATTAATAGAAGCATGTTTAGAGGCATTTAATACAGGATATGTAATTGCAGCTCAGGATATGGGCGCTGCAGGACTAACTTGTAGTTGTTCTGAAATGGCTTCAAAAGGTGAGGTTGGAATTGAATTAAATCTTGATCTTGTTCCAGCTAGAGAAAAGGGAATGACTGCATATGAGTATTTGTTATCAGAATCACAAGAACGAATGTTATTTGTTGTGAAACCTGGTTCAGAAAAAGAATTGAGTGATCTGTTTACTAAATGGGGTTTATATGTTTCAGTTGTAGGAAAAGTTTTAAAAGAAAAAGTTGTAAGAGTTATACATAAAGGGAAAATAGTAGCAAACTTACCAGCATCTTCACTCGCTGATGATACACCCATAGAGGAGCATATATTAATTCATTCATTGCCTGAATATTTACAAGAACATTGGAAGTGGACAGAAGATTTATTACCTAAAAGTTTAAATAATGGAATTATTAATTTAAAAAATAATTTATTTGTTACTTGGAATAATATTTTATTAAATCTATTAAGTACTCCTTCAATAGCATCAAAAAATTGGATTTATACACAATATGATTATCAAGTGCAATCAAATACGGTTGTTTCTCCAGGAGAAGCTGACGCAGCAGTTATTCGAATTCGCCCGCAAAATGATTTTAAAGGCCAATCAAATCAAGATAGAGGAATAGCATCTGTAGTAGATTGTAATGATAGATGGGTTTACTTAGATCCTCAACGTGGAAGTATGGCTGCTGTTGCAGAAGCAGCTAGAAACTTAAGTTGTGTTGGAGCCGAACCTATAGCTATCACTAATAATTTAAATTTTTCTTCTCCAGAAAAAGCAATAGGTTTTTGGCAATTATCCATGTCATGCAAAGGTATAAGTAATGCTTGTAAAGTATTAAATACTCCTGTAACAGGAGGAAATGTATCTCTTTATAATGATACAAAATTATCAAATAATACTGTTATTCCAATTCATCCAACACCTGTAATTGGTATGGTTGGAATAATAGAAAATATCAATAATATTTGTACAAAATCTTGGCAGAATTCTGATGATCAAATATGGATGATAGGCTTACCATTGGAAATTAAAGATGATAGAATTTCACTATCTGCTTCATCTTATTTAGAATATATTCATGGATTAAAAACTGGAAGACCTCCAGAAATTGATTTAGATTTGGAAAAACAAGTTCAGTCTTTTTTAAGACAAATAATACAAAAACGCATTATTAATTCAGCTCATGATTTGGGTGACGGTGGATTAGCAATTGCAATAGCTGAGTGTTGTATTTCCTCAGGATTTGGAGCAAATATTATGCTTTCCGCAAGTGATTTAAGATTAGATCATCTTCTTTTTTCTGAAGGAGGAGCACGAGTTATAATTAGTTGTTCAGAGAATCAAAGTTTAGAATTAAAAAAAGATTACAAAAGATTATCTTTAGAAGAATCTATCAGTTTTTCTTTATGTCATTTAGGTACTGTAAATAATCAAAATAATTTATCAGTATATCAGTCTAATAATTTAATTATAGATGCTAATATTCTAGATTTAAAAGATGTATATAAAAATGCTATTTATAAAAAAATATCTAAATAA
- the purF gene encoding amidophosphoribosyltransferase, protein MCGIVGVVSTDQCNQQIYDSLLLLQHRGQDSTGIATMDGSVFHINKSKGQVREAYRTRDMRALIGKTGLGHVRYATKGAAHREEEAQPFYVNAPYGIILVHNGNLTNTRELEKDLFKVDRRHTNTSSDTEMLLNVLATELNSSIQGKDINPDDLFNAIKRLHSRVEGSYASIALIAGHGLLAFRDPFGIRPLVIGKRLNEKNKPEWIIASESLVIENNDYKIVRDVEPGEAIFITSDGEFFSKQCSDNPRLFPCSFEYVYLARPDSIMNGISVYESRLRMGDLLAETIKKQISLGDIDVVMPIPDSSRPAAMQVARQLGIEYREGFFKNRYVGRTFIMPGQSLRKRSVRQKLNAMSTEFKNKNVLIVDDSVVRGTTSQQIVQMARSAGANKVTFTSAAPPIRFPHVYGINMPSRNELIAFNRNINEIENTLLIDKMIYQEVEDLTKAITIGSQLNELDLSCFTGKYVTGTVTDEYLNWVEKTSLS, encoded by the coding sequence ATGTGTGGAATAGTAGGCGTTGTTTCAACTGATCAATGTAATCAACAAATTTACGACAGTTTGTTATTGCTGCAGCATAGAGGACAGGACTCTACTGGGATAGCAACAATGGATGGAAGTGTTTTTCATATCAATAAATCTAAAGGCCAAGTAAGAGAAGCTTATAGAACTAGAGACATGAGGGCTTTGATTGGAAAGACTGGATTAGGACATGTCAGATATGCGACCAAAGGAGCTGCTCATAGAGAAGAAGAAGCACAACCTTTTTATGTAAACGCTCCATATGGGATTATTCTTGTTCACAATGGAAATTTAACTAATACAAGAGAGTTAGAAAAAGATCTTTTTAAAGTTGATAGAAGGCATACAAATACTTCAAGTGATACTGAAATGTTATTAAACGTTTTGGCAACGGAATTAAATAGTTCAATACAAGGAAAAGATATAAATCCAGATGATCTTTTTAATGCTATTAAAAGACTTCATTCAAGAGTAGAGGGATCTTATGCTTCTATTGCTTTAATTGCAGGTCATGGTCTTTTAGCTTTTAGAGATCCTTTTGGAATTCGTCCTTTGGTTATTGGTAAAAGGTTGAATGAAAAGAATAAACCTGAGTGGATAATTGCAAGTGAATCATTAGTTATTGAAAATAATGATTATAAAATTGTTAGAGATGTTGAACCTGGAGAAGCGATTTTTATTACCTCAGATGGTGAGTTTTTCTCTAAACAATGCTCAGATAATCCTCGATTATTTCCATGTTCTTTTGAATATGTTTATTTAGCTAGACCTGACTCAATAATGAATGGTATTTCAGTTTATGAGTCAAGATTACGAATGGGAGATTTATTAGCTGAAACCATAAAAAAACAAATTTCTCTTGGCGATATAGATGTAGTAATGCCAATACCTGACTCTTCTAGACCTGCTGCAATGCAAGTAGCAAGACAGTTAGGAATAGAGTATAGGGAGGGCTTTTTTAAGAATCGTTATGTTGGAAGAACATTTATAATGCCAGGCCAATCTTTAAGAAAACGTTCAGTTCGTCAGAAGTTAAATGCAATGAGTACTGAATTTAAAAATAAAAATGTTTTGATAGTTGATGATTCAGTTGTTAGAGGAACAACATCTCAGCAAATTGTTCAAATGGCAAGAAGTGCTGGCGCTAATAAAGTTACTTTTACTTCTGCTGCGCCGCCAATTAGGTTTCCACATGTTTATGGAATCAACATGCCAAGTAGAAATGAATTGATTGCTTTTAATAGAAATATAAACGAAATAGAGAATACTTTATTGATTGATAAAATGATCTATCAAGAAGTAGAAGATCTTACAAAAGCAATTACTATTGGTTCTCAACTCAATGAATTAGATTTATCTTGTTTTACTGGAAAATATGTAACTGGAACAGTTACAGATGAATATTTAAATTGGGTTGAAAAAACTTCTTTATCTTAA
- a CDS encoding tetratricopeptide repeat protein, with product MKKIPTISLFILCLTLFESLLTTKSSNAFFPRINEPNQQELESTSIQIGKTAIQLIQFGQNDEAIKLLELAVQLNPKEKDLWISLAEAQTRSNRQHKALSSLNEAIKLKPKDQSIYFIQGSIYMDLNDPKKAKAAIKKGLSINKNNEKGYFQLGNVEIMLNNYKLALIAFKKSSKINPDFWQSINNEGLVLYELNNFNEAISRFKSALKISNDAEPMLALAVVLYSSKNKPIESLNLAKNALNSNHRYVSKNYQAKQLWGKKLQKSAELLFKDKEMKKVVREAIEKSR from the coding sequence ATGAAAAAAATTCCAACGATTTCTCTATTTATTCTCTGTCTAACTCTCTTTGAATCTTTGCTTACAACAAAATCATCAAATGCATTTTTTCCTAGAATCAATGAACCAAATCAACAAGAATTAGAATCTACTTCAATACAAATTGGGAAGACAGCAATACAACTAATTCAATTTGGTCAAAATGATGAAGCAATTAAACTTTTAGAACTTGCAGTTCAATTAAATCCTAAAGAAAAAGATCTTTGGATAAGTCTTGCAGAAGCTCAGACTAGATCAAATAGACAACATAAAGCATTATCATCATTAAATGAAGCAATAAAGTTAAAACCGAAAGATCAAAGTATATATTTTATACAAGGTTCCATCTATATGGATTTGAATGATCCCAAAAAAGCGAAGGCTGCGATAAAGAAGGGCTTATCAATTAATAAAAATAATGAAAAAGGATATTTTCAATTAGGTAATGTTGAAATCATGCTAAATAATTATAAGTTAGCATTGATCGCATTCAAAAAATCATCAAAAATTAATCCAGATTTTTGGCAATCTATTAATAATGAAGGTCTTGTTTTATATGAATTAAATAATTTTAATGAGGCCATTTCAAGGTTTAAATCAGCACTTAAAATTAGCAATGATGCTGAACCAATGTTAGCTTTAGCAGTAGTTCTATATTCTTCAAAAAATAAACCTATTGAGTCGTTGAACTTAGCAAAAAATGCTTTAAATTCCAATCATCGATATGTTTCAAAAAACTATCAAGCAAAGCAATTGTGGGGGAAGAAACTACAAAAATCGGCAGAACTTTTATTTAAAGACAAAGAAATGAAAAAAGTAGTTAGAGAAGCTATTGAAAAAAGTCGATGA
- the dnaN gene encoding DNA polymerase III subunit beta, whose protein sequence is MKLNCSQSELNSALQLVSRAVSTRPTHPILANVLLAADEVTGKLRLTGFDLSLGIQTSISASIETSGAITLPAKLFGEIVSKLSNDSPLILTSDDTSQQVELTSKSGTYQVRGMLADDFPDLPLVETGTSLQLNPLLLSNAIRSTLFASSTDDAKQLLTGVNLTFDGYGIESAATDGHRLAVLNLNNILSESKDINKSDDFDKFSITLPSKSLREVDKFLSTCDISKPINFFIDKGQVVFISADEIITIRSLEGSYPNYSQLLPDTFSNILEFDRKDFLASLERIAVIADQHNNVIKITIDGSSNLIKITTDAQDIGTGSESLPVSFKGESFQIAFNVRYLLDGLKVINSNLIKLSCNAPTTPAVFSPINSDVNFIYLVMPIQIRN, encoded by the coding sequence ATGAAATTAAATTGCTCTCAATCAGAATTGAATTCTGCTTTACAGTTAGTAAGCAGAGCAGTTTCTACTCGACCGACACACCCTATATTGGCAAATGTTTTATTAGCCGCTGATGAAGTAACGGGTAAACTTCGTTTAACTGGTTTTGATTTAAGTTTAGGAATACAAACTTCAATATCTGCTTCTATAGAAACTAGTGGTGCTATTACTTTACCAGCCAAATTATTTGGTGAGATTGTCTCTAAATTATCTAATGATTCACCATTAATTCTTACTTCTGATGATACTAGTCAACAAGTAGAATTAACAAGTAAGAGTGGTACGTATCAAGTCAGAGGAATGCTTGCAGATGATTTTCCAGATTTACCTTTAGTAGAAACAGGGACATCACTTCAATTAAATCCATTATTATTATCTAATGCTATTAGATCTACTTTATTTGCAAGTAGTACAGACGATGCTAAACAATTACTTACAGGTGTTAATCTTACTTTTGATGGGTATGGTATTGAATCTGCTGCTACAGACGGACATAGATTAGCTGTTTTAAATTTAAATAATATTTTATCTGAATCAAAAGATATAAATAAATCTGATGATTTTGATAAATTTTCTATTACACTCCCTTCTAAATCTTTAAGAGAAGTAGATAAATTTTTAAGTACATGCGACATTAGTAAACCAATCAATTTCTTTATTGATAAAGGTCAAGTTGTTTTTATATCTGCTGACGAAATTATAACTATTAGATCTTTAGAAGGCTCTTATCCAAACTATTCACAATTATTACCAGATACATTTTCAAATATTTTAGAATTTGATAGAAAAGATTTTTTAGCTTCCTTAGAAAGAATAGCAGTCATAGCTGATCAACATAACAATGTTATTAAAATAACAATAGATGGTTCCTCAAATTTAATTAAAATTACAACTGACGCTCAAGATATAGGAACTGGCTCTGAGTCTTTACCTGTTTCTTTTAAAGGCGAATCATTTCAAATAGCATTTAATGTAAGATATTTATTAGATGGATTAAAAGTTATAAATTCAAATTTAATTAAACTAAGTTGTAATGCACCTACGACACCTGCCGTTTTTTCACCAATTAACAGTGACGTTAATTTTATATATTTAGTTATGCCAATACAAATAAGAAATTAA
- a CDS encoding DNA gyrase/topoisomerase IV subunit A: MAKERLKPISLHQEMQRSYLEYAMSVIVGRALPDARDGLKPVQRRILFAMYELGLTPDRPYRKCARVVGDVLGKYHPHGDQAVYDALVRQVQIFSSRYPILDGHGNFGSIDDDPPAAMRYTETRLSPISNDAILKEIDKETVDFSSNFDGSQQEPDVLPAQLPFLLLNGSAGIAVGMATSIPPHNLNEVVEALIAIIKKPSLEEKKLLELIPGPDFPTGGEILISNGIKDTYTKGRGSITMRGIAHIEEINPGKGKHKRSGIIITELPYQLNKASWIEKLAELVNNGKVSGIADIRDESDRDGMRILVEIKRDSDPKKILNFLYQKTSLQSNFGAILLALVDGQPVQLTLRKLLDNFLEFRENTILLRSNYLLKNIKKRQEIVEALIQAINNLREIINLIEKSKDTAEAKNSLISNLKINERQADGILGMPLKKITSLEKNSLKNEIEDLQGKRAELESIINDKEKLMKVMIKELKELKKRFGSVRKTKLIEGGDALIAERMANQRPNKELQRINALKELSKDSEIIIQANNEVKIIPSITIKKLKIKESNQERKNILPTKLIWPILNEPKILAISQLGKIGLLKWEFAGKKPGPLENFLPAGLENDEIINLIPLQEKKDISLGLISSDGKFKRVSINEISDISNRSTTILKLKNNITLQSCVLCEENSYLFLISNIGRIIKIKITENEFPCMGKLAQGTSIMKLFPSENIIEAINIREKQIKDLILITSKGTFIKHNTKEIKISKKGELGTIGINFKNNKEMKDRVINCFLNNKYVFIKTNQERYEKLETELINNSLYKKEKKLNIKLNDNEFIQSIFSMILPEED; this comes from the coding sequence ATGGCCAAGGAACGCCTGAAACCAATATCGTTGCATCAAGAAATGCAGCGCTCTTATCTCGAGTACGCAATGAGCGTAATCGTTGGAAGAGCTTTGCCAGACGCTAGGGATGGATTGAAACCGGTGCAAAGAAGAATTCTTTTTGCGATGTACGAATTAGGACTTACACCTGATAGACCTTATAGAAAATGTGCCCGTGTTGTAGGAGATGTTCTCGGTAAATATCACCCACATGGAGATCAAGCTGTTTACGATGCGCTAGTAAGACAAGTACAAATATTTAGTTCAAGATATCCAATTCTTGATGGGCATGGGAACTTTGGATCTATTGATGATGATCCTCCTGCTGCGATGAGATATACAGAAACACGACTATCTCCAATCTCCAACGATGCAATTTTAAAGGAAATAGATAAAGAAACTGTTGATTTCTCCTCAAATTTTGATGGATCCCAACAAGAACCAGATGTTTTACCAGCTCAGTTACCATTCCTTCTTTTAAATGGAAGTGCAGGGATTGCTGTTGGAATGGCAACAAGTATTCCTCCTCATAATTTAAATGAAGTGGTAGAGGCTTTAATAGCAATAATTAAAAAACCATCTTTAGAAGAAAAAAAATTATTAGAACTAATACCTGGACCTGACTTTCCAACAGGAGGGGAAATTTTAATTAGCAACGGAATAAAAGACACTTACACAAAAGGAAGAGGAAGTATAACCATGAGGGGAATAGCTCATATTGAGGAAATTAATCCAGGCAAAGGTAAACATAAAAGAAGTGGTATTATAATTACAGAACTGCCATATCAATTAAACAAAGCTAGTTGGATTGAAAAACTAGCTGAGCTAGTAAATAATGGAAAAGTTTCTGGAATAGCAGATATCCGAGATGAAAGTGATCGAGATGGGATGAGAATTCTTGTAGAGATAAAAAGAGATTCTGATCCAAAGAAAATTCTAAATTTTTTATATCAAAAAACTAGTCTCCAAAGTAATTTTGGTGCAATTTTACTTGCATTAGTTGATGGTCAACCAGTACAACTTACGTTAAGAAAGCTATTAGATAATTTTCTAGAATTTAGAGAAAATACTATTTTACTTAGAAGCAATTATTTATTAAAAAATATAAAAAAAAGACAAGAAATAGTTGAAGCTCTAATTCAAGCTATAAATAATCTGCGAGAAATAATCAATTTAATTGAAAAATCTAAAGATACAGCTGAAGCAAAAAATAGTTTAATTAGTAACTTGAAGATAAATGAGAGACAAGCAGATGGAATTTTAGGAATGCCTTTAAAAAAAATCACAAGTTTAGAAAAGAATTCATTAAAAAATGAAATAGAAGATCTGCAAGGTAAAAGAGCTGAGCTCGAGTCAATAATTAATGATAAAGAAAAATTAATGAAAGTTATGATTAAAGAATTAAAAGAACTAAAAAAAAGATTTGGAAGTGTTAGAAAAACAAAATTAATAGAGGGTGGAGATGCTCTCATTGCTGAAAGAATGGCAAATCAAAGACCAAATAAGGAATTGCAAAGAATAAATGCTTTAAAAGAATTATCGAAAGATTCAGAAATTATTATTCAAGCAAATAATGAAGTAAAAATAATCCCTTCAATCACAATAAAAAAATTAAAGATAAAAGAAAGTAATCAAGAAAGAAAAAATATTCTACCTACAAAACTAATATGGCCAATATTAAATGAACCAAAAATATTAGCGATAAGTCAACTTGGAAAAATAGGTCTTCTTAAATGGGAATTTGCAGGAAAGAAGCCTGGTCCTCTTGAAAATTTCTTACCAGCGGGATTGGAAAATGATGAAATAATTAATTTAATTCCATTACAAGAAAAAAAAGATATAAGTTTAGGATTAATAAGTAGTGATGGAAAATTCAAAAGAGTTTCAATAAATGAAATTAGCGATATTTCTAATAGATCTACAACAATTTTAAAATTAAAAAACAATATTACACTTCAGTCTTGTGTTCTTTGTGAAGAAAATAGCTATCTATTTTTAATAAGTAACATAGGAAGAATAATCAAAATCAAAATAACAGAGAATGAGTTCCCTTGTATGGGAAAATTAGCTCAAGGAACCAGTATCATGAAATTATTCCCCAGTGAAAATATAATTGAAGCAATAAATATTCGAGAAAAACAAATTAAAGACTTAATTTTAATAACAAGTAAAGGTACTTTTATAAAACATAATACGAAAGAAATCAAAATATCTAAAAAAGGAGAGTTAGGAACAATTGGAATAAATTTTAAAAATAATAAAGAAATGAAAGATAGAGTAATTAATTGTTTTTTAAACAATAAATACGTTTTTATTAAAACGAATCAAGAGAGGTATGAAAAATTAGAAACAGAACTAATTAATAATAGTTTATATAAAAAAGAAAAAAAATTAAATATAAAATTAAATGATAATGAATTTATTCAATCTATTTTTTCAATGATTTTACCAGAAGAAGATTAA
- a CDS encoding PRC-barrel domain-containing protein: MTIPSKLFLSDLLKHNVRCDKGIDHGPGVSPWMHPPVHRILGWVSRPSSLRLKREVWRLDQLKGINDQEVYVKGASSNSDEQTLERFPTLMNANVYNRNGQKLGLIADFVFDVKTGKIQYYLVSRSNPLIPGTSRWRLLISQISDKQPGSISCEIDSFEDLVIQKASLKEEFLNKSRKLKAQFQDFSYGASDRLEGWIDDQISDNQVNSDDDFNQYERKPDLHDDWIDNLDIDSSEEFNTMNKRKRKTSLNNERDLDPWI, translated from the coding sequence TTGACCATACCATCTAAATTATTTCTAAGTGATTTATTAAAGCATAATGTTCGCTGTGATAAAGGGATTGATCATGGTCCAGGAGTTAGCCCATGGATGCATCCCCCTGTTCATAGAATATTAGGATGGGTAAGTCGCCCTTCTAGCTTGAGATTAAAAAGAGAGGTATGGAGGTTAGATCAATTAAAGGGAATCAATGACCAAGAAGTTTACGTAAAAGGAGCTTCTTCTAATTCAGACGAACAAACTTTGGAACGTTTTCCTACTTTAATGAATGCAAATGTTTATAATAGAAATGGCCAAAAATTGGGTTTAATTGCTGATTTTGTTTTTGATGTAAAAACTGGAAAGATTCAGTATTATTTAGTTAGTCGATCAAATCCATTAATACCTGGAACAAGTCGATGGCGTTTACTCATATCTCAGATAAGTGATAAACAACCTGGGTCTATTTCTTGTGAAATTGATTCATTTGAAGATCTAGTTATTCAGAAAGCAAGCTTAAAAGAAGAATTTCTTAATAAGAGTAGGAAATTGAAAGCACAATTTCAGGATTTTAGTTATGGAGCTTCTGATAGACTTGAGGGATGGATTGACGATCAAATTAGTGATAATCAGGTTAATTCTGATGATGATTTCAATCAATATGAGAGGAAACCTGACTTGCATGATGATTGGATAGATAATCTAGATATAGATAGTTCTGAAGAATTTAATACAATGAATAAAAGAAAGAGAAAAACAAGTTTGAACAATGAAAGAGATCTTGATCCTTGGATTTAA